One window of Burkholderia thailandensis E264 genomic DNA carries:
- the pstA gene encoding phosphate ABC transporter permease PstA, whose amino-acid sequence MSAPIVNMPGPDGAVLDAMRARLQRRRKVTNVIALTASLAAMAFGLLWLVWILYTTLHLGIGGLSLTLFTESTPPPDTAGGGLANAIVGSLLLVALATFIGTPIGILAGVYLAEYGQKSWLASVMRFINDILLSAPSIVVGLFVYALVVAKSGHFSGWAGVIALALLQIPIVIRTTENMLKLVPNALREAAFALGTPKWRMILKITLRASVGGIVTGVLLAVARIAGETAPLLFTALSNQFFSVDMSQPMANLPVTIFKFAMSPFAQWQSLAWAGVFLITLGVLGLNILARSVFSKK is encoded by the coding sequence ATGAGCGCGCCGATCGTCAACATGCCGGGTCCGGACGGAGCGGTGCTCGACGCGATGCGCGCGCGCTTGCAGCGCCGCCGCAAGGTGACCAACGTGATCGCGCTGACCGCGTCGCTCGCCGCGATGGCGTTCGGCCTGCTCTGGCTCGTCTGGATTCTCTACACGACGCTGCATCTCGGGATCGGCGGGCTGTCGCTCACGCTCTTCACCGAATCGACGCCGCCGCCGGACACGGCGGGCGGCGGGCTCGCGAACGCGATCGTCGGCAGCCTGCTGCTTGTCGCGCTCGCGACGTTCATCGGCACGCCGATCGGCATTCTCGCGGGCGTCTACCTCGCCGAGTACGGCCAGAAGAGCTGGCTCGCGAGCGTGATGCGCTTCATCAACGACATCCTGCTGTCCGCGCCGTCGATCGTCGTCGGTCTGTTCGTGTACGCGCTCGTCGTCGCGAAATCCGGCCACTTCAGCGGCTGGGCCGGCGTGATCGCGCTCGCGCTGTTGCAGATCCCGATCGTGATCCGCACGACCGAGAACATGCTGAAGCTCGTGCCGAATGCGCTGCGCGAGGCCGCGTTCGCGCTCGGCACGCCGAAGTGGCGGATGATCCTGAAGATCACGCTGCGCGCGTCGGTGGGCGGGATCGTCACGGGCGTGCTGCTCGCGGTCGCGCGGATCGCGGGCGAAACCGCGCCGCTGCTCTTCACCGCGCTGTCGAACCAGTTTTTCTCGGTCGACATGAGCCAGCCGATGGCGAACCTGCCCGTCACGATCTTCAAGTTCGCGATGAGCCCGTTCGCGCAATGGCAGTCGCTCGCGTGGGCGGGCGTGTTTCTGATTACGCTCGGGGTGCTG
- a CDS encoding RlmE family RNA methyltransferase: MAKNRFNQSWLHDHINDPYVKMAQREGYRARAAYKLKEIDEQDKLIRPGQVIVDLGAAPGSWSQYARNKLAQGRRRDAVREGGIDGTIIALDMLPMEPIADVHFIQGDFREETVLHQLEEVLAGRSVDLVISDMAPNLSGVAVADAARIEHVCDLALEFAQNHLKPDGALLVKCFHGSGYSQIVEKFKHQFKTVAPRKPKASRDKSSETFILGRHLKLPR, encoded by the coding sequence ATGGCAAAGAACCGCTTTAACCAATCCTGGTTGCACGACCACATCAACGACCCGTACGTCAAAATGGCGCAGCGGGAAGGGTATCGCGCGCGCGCCGCGTACAAGCTGAAGGAAATCGACGAGCAGGACAAGCTGATCCGTCCGGGCCAGGTGATCGTCGATCTGGGCGCGGCGCCGGGGAGCTGGAGCCAGTACGCGCGCAACAAGCTCGCGCAGGGCCGGCGGCGCGACGCGGTGCGCGAAGGCGGCATCGACGGCACGATCATCGCGCTCGACATGTTGCCGATGGAGCCCATCGCCGACGTCCATTTCATCCAGGGTGACTTCCGCGAGGAGACGGTGCTGCACCAATTGGAGGAGGTCCTCGCCGGGCGCTCGGTCGACCTTGTAATTTCCGACATGGCCCCCAACCTGTCCGGCGTGGCGGTCGCGGACGCGGCGCGGATCGAGCATGTCTGCGATCTGGCGCTCGAATTCGCGCAAAATCATCTGAAACCGGATGGCGCTCTTTTGGTGAAGTGCTTCCACGGCAGCGGCTACAGCCAGATTGTCGAGAAATTCAAGCACCAATTTAAAACGGTGGCGCCGCGCAAGCCAAAAGCTTCCCGCGACAAATCGTCCGAAACATTTATTTTGGGTCGGCATCTGAAGCTGCCGCGCTGA
- a CDS encoding DUF4149 domain-containing protein: protein MAGSAAPHRLFRLLATVWVGSLLTIGYAVAPVLFATLERATAGSVAARLFGIEATIGAVCGVLLIGLSNLLVRRGHDAYRRLRWLLAAMLGCVLVGYFALQPFMNALRVAALEAGADVGHSAYAGRFALLHGISSFFYLVESLVGIALIWQLPGDGGANPLDGERRA, encoded by the coding sequence ATGGCCGGTTCCGCGGCGCCGCACCGGCTGTTTCGCCTGTTGGCGACGGTTTGGGTCGGCAGCCTGCTGACGATCGGCTACGCGGTCGCGCCGGTGCTGTTCGCGACGCTCGAGCGTGCGACGGCGGGCTCCGTCGCCGCGCGCCTGTTCGGCATCGAGGCGACGATCGGCGCGGTGTGCGGCGTGCTGCTGATCGGCCTGTCGAATCTGCTCGTGCGGCGCGGCCATGACGCGTACCGGCGGCTGCGCTGGCTGCTCGCGGCGATGCTCGGCTGCGTGCTCGTCGGTTACTTCGCGTTGCAGCCGTTCATGAACGCGTTGCGGGTCGCGGCGCTCGAGGCGGGAGCGGACGTCGGCCATTCCGCGTATGCGGGGCGCTTCGCGTTGCTGCACGGCATATCGAGTTTCTTCTATCTCGTCGAGAGCCTGGTCGGCATCGCGCTGATCTGGCAGCTGCCGGGAGACGGCGGCGCGAACCCGCTCGACGGCGAGCGGCGCGCCTGA
- a CDS encoding YhbY family RNA-binding protein, which yields MPALSLSPAERSALRSEAHALKPVVLIGAEGLTDAVLAEIEVHLAAHQLIKIRVFGDERDERVAIYDEICDRLNAAPIQHIGKLLVIWKPEQAEAAPQRGRRGVPSAREAARAGAAQPEVAKGRAPRVVKVVKQSPNAPAVRRPKPQKVRVLGNERVTAGGNVKRAKKRQSSAKRQHQNEK from the coding sequence ATGCCCGCCCTTTCGCTTTCCCCCGCCGAGCGCTCCGCGCTGCGTTCCGAAGCCCATGCGCTCAAGCCCGTCGTGCTGATCGGCGCCGAAGGGCTGACCGACGCCGTGCTCGCCGAGATCGAGGTTCACCTCGCCGCGCACCAACTGATCAAGATTCGCGTGTTCGGCGACGAGCGCGACGAGCGCGTCGCGATCTATGACGAAATCTGCGACCGCCTGAACGCGGCGCCGATCCAGCACATCGGCAAGCTGCTCGTGATCTGGAAGCCCGAGCAGGCCGAAGCGGCGCCGCAGCGCGGCCGCCGCGGCGTGCCCAGCGCGCGCGAAGCGGCCCGCGCGGGCGCCGCGCAACCCGAGGTCGCGAAAGGCCGTGCGCCGCGCGTCGTCAAGGTGGTCAAACAATCGCCGAACGCGCCCGCCGTGCGCCGCCCGAAGCCGCAGAAAGTGCGCGTGCTCGGCAACGAGCGCGTGACGGCGGGCGGCAACGTGAAGCGCGCGAAGAAACGCCAGTCGAGCGCGAAGCGTCAGCACCAGAACGAGAAGTAA
- the ftsH gene encoding ATP-dependent zinc metalloprotease FtsH yields the protein MNNNMFSKAAVWLVIALVLFTVFKQFDKPRVQEGVSYSQFMDDAKNGKIKNVVVQGRNLTVTPADGQKYQIVSPGDIWMVGDLMKYGVQVSGKADDEPNALVSALYYLGPTLLIIVFWFYMMRQMQGGGKGGAFSFGKSRARLIDENNNAVNFSDVAGCDEAKEEVSELVDFLRDPQKFQKLGGRIPRGVLLVGPPGTGKTLLARAIAGEAKVPFFSISGSDFVEMFVGVGAARVRDMFEQAKKHAPCIVFIDEIDAVGRHRGAGMGGGNDEREQTLNQMLVEMDGFEANSGVIVIAATNRSDVLDKALLRPGRFDRQVYVGLPDIRGREQIMRVHLRKVPIANDVDAAVIARGTPGFSGADLANLVNEAALFAARRGKRIVEMQDFEDAKDKIFMGPERKSAVIREEAKRATAYHESGHAVIAKLLPKADPVHKVTIIPRGRALGVTWQLPEHDNETYSKDYLLDRLAILFGGRVAEELFLNLVSTGASDDFNKATQTARAMVARFGMTDALGPMVYVDDENDGGPFGRGFTRTISEATQQKVDAEIRRVLDEQYGLARRLLEENRDKVEAMTAALMEWETIDADQINDIMEGRPPRSPKSAPPAGDPSSGGSSGAEVKPGNATAPA from the coding sequence TTGAACAACAATATGTTTTCGAAGGCAGCAGTGTGGCTGGTGATCGCACTGGTGCTGTTTACGGTGTTCAAGCAGTTCGACAAGCCCCGCGTCCAGGAAGGCGTCTCCTATTCGCAGTTCATGGATGACGCGAAGAACGGCAAGATCAAGAACGTCGTCGTGCAGGGGCGCAACCTCACCGTCACTCCCGCGGATGGTCAGAAGTATCAGATCGTGTCGCCGGGCGACATCTGGATGGTCGGCGATCTGATGAAGTACGGCGTGCAGGTCAGCGGCAAGGCCGACGACGAGCCGAACGCGCTCGTCTCCGCGCTCTACTATCTCGGTCCCACGCTGCTCATCATCGTGTTCTGGTTCTACATGATGAGACAGATGCAGGGGGGCGGTAAGGGCGGCGCATTCTCGTTCGGCAAATCCCGCGCGCGGCTGATCGACGAGAACAACAACGCGGTCAACTTCTCCGACGTCGCCGGTTGCGACGAAGCGAAGGAGGAAGTGTCCGAGCTCGTCGATTTCCTCCGCGATCCGCAGAAATTCCAGAAGCTCGGCGGCCGCATTCCGCGCGGCGTGCTGCTCGTCGGGCCCCCGGGCACCGGTAAGACGCTCCTCGCGCGCGCGATCGCAGGCGAGGCGAAGGTGCCGTTCTTCAGCATTTCCGGCTCGGACTTCGTCGAAATGTTCGTCGGCGTCGGCGCGGCCCGCGTGCGCGACATGTTCGAGCAGGCGAAAAAGCATGCGCCTTGCATCGTGTTCATCGACGAAATCGACGCGGTCGGCCGTCATCGCGGCGCCGGCATGGGCGGCGGCAACGACGAGCGCGAGCAGACGCTGAACCAGATGCTCGTCGAGATGGACGGCTTCGAGGCGAATTCGGGCGTGATCGTGATCGCCGCGACGAACCGCTCCGACGTGCTCGACAAGGCGCTCCTGCGCCCCGGCCGTTTCGACCGTCAGGTCTACGTCGGCCTGCCGGACATCCGCGGCCGCGAGCAGATCATGCGCGTGCACCTGCGCAAGGTGCCGATCGCGAACGACGTCGATGCGGCGGTCATCGCGCGCGGCACGCCGGGCTTCTCGGGCGCCGATCTCGCGAACCTCGTCAACGAGGCGGCGCTCTTCGCCGCGCGCCGCGGCAAGCGGATCGTCGAGATGCAGGACTTCGAGGACGCGAAGGACAAGATCTTCATGGGGCCGGAGCGCAAGTCGGCGGTGATTCGCGAGGAAGCGAAGCGCGCGACCGCTTACCACGAGTCGGGGCACGCGGTGATCGCGAAGCTGCTGCCGAAGGCCGATCCGGTTCACAAGGTGACGATCATCCCGCGCGGCCGCGCTCTCGGCGTGACGTGGCAGTTGCCCGAGCACGACAACGAGACGTATTCGAAGGACTACCTGCTCGACCGCCTCGCGATTCTGTTCGGCGGCCGGGTGGCCGAAGAGCTGTTCCTGAATCTCGTGAGCACCGGCGCGTCGGACGACTTCAACAAGGCGACGCAGACCGCGCGCGCGATGGTGGCTCGCTTCGGGATGACCGATGCGCTCGGGCCGATGGTGTACGTCGACGACGAGAACGACGGCGGACCGTTCGGGCGCGGGTTCACGCGCACGATCTCGGAGGCGACGCAGCAGAAGGTCGACGCGGAAATCCGCCGCGTGCTCGACGAGCAATACGGACTTGCTCGCCGTCTGCTCGAAGAGAACCGCGACAAGGTCGAGGCGATGACGGCCGCGCTGATGGAATGGGAAACGATCGACGCCGATCAGATCAACGACATCATGGAAGGGCGTCCGCCGCGTTCGCCGAAGAGCGCGCCGCCGGCCGGCGATCCTTCGTCGGGCGGTTCGTCCGGCGCCGAAGTCAAGCCGGGCAACGCCACCGCGCCGGCATAA
- the glmM gene encoding phosphoglucosamine mutase, with the protein MGRRYFGTDGIRGKVGDAPITPDFVLRLGYAAGKVLASAPGRAASGARPTVLIGKDTRVSGYMLEAALEAGFSAAGVDVMLAGPMPTPGVAYLTRALRLSAGVVISASHNPYHDNGIKFFSADGNKLPDETEAEIEAWLDKSLDCAPSDGLGKARRLDDAAGRYIEFCKSTFPAAFDLRGMKLVVDCAHGAAYQVAPHVFHELGADVIPIGVAPNGFNINDGVGATAPDALMRAVRANHADLGIALDGDADRLLVVDHTGRLYNGDELLYVLVKDRIATNGQVEGAVGTLMTNLAVEVALKDAGVQFVRAAVGDRYVLEQLRERGWQLGAEGSGHILSLDRHSTGDGIVSALLVLAALKRSGKTLAQMLEGVTLFPQKLINVRMKPGADWKGSDAIRRAIGSAEQALAGSGRVLIRASGTEPVLRVMVEARHAADANHHAEAIADAVKQATA; encoded by the coding sequence ATGGGACGTCGTTATTTCGGCACGGACGGCATTCGCGGCAAGGTCGGCGACGCGCCGATCACCCCCGATTTCGTGTTGCGGCTCGGTTACGCGGCGGGCAAGGTGCTCGCGAGCGCGCCTGGCCGCGCGGCGTCGGGCGCGCGGCCGACGGTGCTGATCGGCAAGGACACGCGCGTGTCGGGCTACATGCTCGAAGCCGCACTTGAAGCAGGTTTTTCCGCGGCGGGCGTCGACGTGATGCTCGCGGGCCCGATGCCGACGCCGGGCGTCGCGTATCTGACGCGCGCGCTGCGGCTGTCGGCGGGCGTCGTGATCAGCGCGTCGCACAATCCGTATCACGACAACGGCATCAAGTTCTTCTCGGCCGACGGCAACAAACTGCCGGACGAAACCGAAGCCGAGATCGAGGCGTGGCTCGACAAGTCGCTCGATTGCGCGCCGTCGGATGGGCTCGGTAAGGCGCGGCGTCTCGACGACGCGGCCGGCCGCTACATCGAGTTCTGCAAGAGCACGTTCCCGGCTGCGTTCGACCTGCGCGGGATGAAGCTTGTCGTCGATTGCGCGCACGGCGCCGCGTATCAGGTCGCGCCGCATGTATTTCACGAACTTGGCGCGGATGTGATCCCGATCGGCGTGGCGCCGAACGGCTTCAACATCAACGACGGCGTCGGCGCGACGGCGCCCGACGCGCTGATGCGCGCGGTGCGCGCGAACCATGCCGATCTGGGCATTGCCCTCGACGGCGATGCGGATCGCCTGCTCGTCGTCGACCATACTGGGCGGCTGTATAACGGCGATGAGTTGCTGTACGTGCTCGTCAAGGATCGCATTGCAACTAACGGCCAGGTTGAGGGGGCGGTGGGCACGCTGATGACGAATCTCGCCGTCGAAGTCGCGCTGAAAGACGCGGGCGTGCAGTTCGTGCGGGCGGCGGTTGGCGATCGCTACGTGCTCGAGCAGTTGCGCGAGCGCGGCTGGCAACTCGGCGCCGAGGGCTCGGGCCACATTCTGTCGCTCGATCGGCATTCGACGGGCGACGGGATCGTCTCGGCGCTGCTCGTGCTCGCCGCGCTCAAGCGCAGCGGCAAGACGCTCGCGCAGATGCTCGAAGGCGTCACGCTGTTCCCGCAGAAGCTGATCAACGTGCGGATGAAGCCTGGCGCCGACTGGAAGGGCAGTGATGCGATCCGCCGCGCGATCGGTTCGGCCGAGCAGGCGCTTGCCGGCAGCGGCCGCGTGCTGATCCGCGCGTCGGGGACGGAACCCGTGTTGCGGGTGATGGTCGAGGCGCGGCACGCGGCGGATGCGAACCATCATGCGGAGGCGATTGCCGACGCGGTCAAGCAGGCGACGGCGTAA
- the folP gene encoding dihydropteroate synthase, with the protein MSSPDPVFSIPEPLQCGRFTLTFERPLVMGILNVTPDSFSDGGRYVARDAALAQAERMLAEGADIIDIGGESTRPGAPPVPLDEELERVIPLVEALRGMSVPLSIDTYKPAVMRASLAAGADLINDIWGLRQPGAIDAVRDSACGLCVMHMLGEPRTMQVHEPDYRDVVADVRAFLAERVDALVQAGIDARRISVDPGFGFGKAVIEHNYALLAHLPRTAPARPGGRAYPILAGMSRKSMLGALIGKPAPERVAASVAAAVCALERGAAIVRVHDVAATVDALKVWSAVRDAARRA; encoded by the coding sequence GTGTCCAGTCCCGATCCCGTTTTTTCCATTCCCGAACCGCTGCAGTGCGGCCGCTTCACGCTGACCTTCGAGCGGCCCCTCGTGATGGGCATCCTCAACGTCACCCCCGATTCGTTTTCGGACGGCGGACGTTACGTCGCCCGAGACGCCGCGCTCGCGCAGGCGGAGCGGATGCTTGCCGAGGGCGCCGACATCATCGACATCGGCGGCGAATCGACGCGTCCCGGCGCGCCGCCCGTGCCGCTCGACGAGGAACTCGAGCGGGTGATTCCGCTCGTCGAAGCGCTGCGCGGCATGAGCGTGCCGCTGTCGATCGACACGTACAAGCCCGCCGTGATGCGCGCGTCGCTCGCGGCCGGCGCCGATCTGATCAACGACATCTGGGGCCTGCGGCAGCCGGGCGCGATCGACGCGGTGCGCGACAGCGCGTGCGGCCTCTGCGTGATGCACATGCTCGGCGAGCCGCGGACGATGCAGGTGCACGAGCCCGACTATCGCGACGTGGTCGCCGACGTGCGCGCGTTTCTCGCCGAGCGCGTCGACGCGCTCGTGCAGGCCGGCATCGATGCCCGGCGTATCAGCGTCGATCCGGGGTTCGGTTTCGGCAAGGCGGTGATAGAACACAACTATGCGCTGCTCGCTCATTTGCCACGGACGGCGCCCGCGCGGCCCGGCGGACGGGCGTATCCGATTCTCGCCGGCATGTCGCGCAAGTCGATGCTGGGCGCGCTGATCGGCAAGCCCGCGCCCGAGCGCGTCGCGGCGAGCGTCGCCGCGGCGGTTTGCGCGCTCGAGCGGGGCGCGGCGATCGTGCGCGTGCATGACGTCGCCGCGACCGTCGACGCACTGAAAGTATGGAGCGCCGTGCGCGATGCCGCGCGGCGAGCATAA
- the pstC gene encoding phosphate ABC transporter permease PstC — protein MSDIPFASTRSGDQPPMRAPSRYGDIVFGGLTRLAAIVTLLLLGGIIVSLVIASMPTIEKFGLSFLWHAEWDPNSDSYGALVPIYGTIVTSIIALVIAVPVSFGIALFLTELSPVWLRRPLGIAIELLAAIPSIVYGMWGLLVFAPIFATYFQKPIGALLGPIPVIGALFQGPPIGIGILSAGVILAIMIIPYIASVMRDVFEVTPVLLKESAYGIGCTTWEVMWKIVLPYTKTGVIGGVMLGLGRALGETMAVTFVIGNTNLLDNVSLYSPGNSITSALANEFAEAAPGLHTSALMELGLILFVITFIVLAISKLMLQRLERGEGRK, from the coding sequence ATGTCTGACATCCCTTTCGCGTCGACACGATCCGGCGACCAGCCGCCCATGCGCGCGCCGAGCCGTTACGGCGACATCGTGTTCGGCGGCCTCACGCGCCTTGCGGCCATCGTGACGCTACTCCTCCTCGGTGGCATCATCGTGTCGCTCGTCATCGCGTCGATGCCGACCATCGAAAAGTTCGGCCTCTCGTTCCTGTGGCACGCCGAATGGGATCCCAACTCCGATTCGTATGGCGCGCTCGTGCCGATCTACGGGACCATCGTCACGTCGATCATCGCGCTCGTCATCGCGGTGCCCGTGAGCTTTGGCATCGCGCTCTTTCTCACCGAGCTGTCGCCTGTCTGGCTGCGCCGGCCGCTTGGCATCGCGATCGAGCTGCTCGCCGCGATCCCGTCGATCGTCTACGGGATGTGGGGGCTTCTCGTGTTCGCGCCGATCTTCGCGACGTACTTCCAGAAGCCCATCGGCGCGCTGCTGGGACCGATTCCGGTCATCGGCGCGCTGTTCCAGGGGCCGCCGATCGGCATCGGCATCCTGTCCGCCGGCGTGATTCTCGCGATCATGATCATCCCGTACATCGCATCGGTGATGCGTGACGTGTTCGAGGTGACGCCCGTGCTGCTGAAGGAATCCGCATACGGCATCGGCTGCACCACGTGGGAAGTGATGTGGAAGATCGTGCTGCCCTACACGAAGACGGGCGTGATCGGCGGCGTGATGCTCGGCCTCGGCCGCGCGCTCGGCGAGACGATGGCCGTCACGTTCGTGATCGGCAATACGAACCTGCTCGACAACGTGTCGCTGTACTCGCCCGGCAACAGCATCACGTCGGCGCTCGCGAACGAATTCGCGGAAGCGGCGCCCGGGCTGCATACGTCGGCGCTGATGGAGCTCGGCCTCATCCTGTTCGTGATCACGTTCATCGTGCTCGCGATCTCGAAGCTGATGCTGCAGCGCCTCGAACGCGGGGAGGGCCGCAAATGA
- the greA gene encoding transcription elongation factor GreA produces MSTIPLTKRGADQLRDELQRLKSVERPAVINAIAEARAQGDLSENAEYDAAKEKQGFIEGRIAEIESKLSAAQIIDPTAVDADGRVVFAATVELEDLETGDTVKYQIVGDDEADLDHGLISVSSPIARALIGKSEGDVAAVQAPSGVREYEIISVLYI; encoded by the coding sequence ATGAGCACCATTCCGTTGACGAAGCGTGGCGCAGATCAACTGCGCGATGAACTGCAGCGCCTGAAATCCGTCGAGCGGCCGGCCGTCATCAACGCGATCGCCGAAGCGCGCGCGCAGGGCGACTTGTCCGAGAACGCCGAATACGACGCCGCGAAGGAAAAGCAGGGTTTTATCGAGGGCCGCATCGCGGAAATCGAATCGAAGCTGTCGGCCGCGCAGATCATCGATCCGACGGCAGTCGACGCCGACGGCCGCGTGGTGTTCGCCGCGACGGTCGAGCTCGAGGATCTCGAGACGGGCGACACGGTGAAGTACCAGATCGTCGGCGACGACGAAGCCGATCTCGATCACGGTCTGATTTCGGTCAGCTCGCCGATCGCGCGCGCGCTGATCGGCAAGTCCGAAGGCGACGTCGCGGCGGTTCAGGCGCCCAGCGGCGTGCGCGAGTACGAGATCATTTCGGTGCTGTACATCTGA
- the pstS gene encoding phosphate ABC transporter substrate-binding protein PstS, producing the protein MKLMQTAFAGLAGALFAVAAHADITGAGSTFAMPIYTKWAADYQQSGGAKVNYQGIGSSGGLKQIIAKTVDFAGSDAPLKDDELAKEGLFQFPTVVGGVVPVVNVPGVKAGELTLSGEVLGDIYLGKIKKWNDPAIAALNPKVKLPDTDIAVVRRADGSGTSFIWTNYLSKVNNEWKSKVGEGTTVNWPTGTGGKGNDGVAAFVQRLPGAIGYVEWAYAKKNNMIYTALKNSTGAVVEPKTETFKAAAAGANWSKSFYQILTNQPGKEAWPVVGATFVLLHAKQDKPAQGTATLKFFDWAFKNGAKAADDLDYISLPASVETEIRNQWKVKVTDAAGKAVAE; encoded by the coding sequence ATGAAATTGATGCAAACCGCGTTCGCCGGTCTCGCCGGCGCGCTTTTCGCGGTCGCCGCACACGCCGACATCACCGGCGCGGGCAGCACCTTCGCCATGCCGATTTACACGAAATGGGCAGCCGACTATCAGCAGTCGGGCGGCGCGAAGGTCAACTATCAGGGCATCGGCTCGTCGGGCGGCCTGAAGCAGATCATCGCGAAGACGGTCGATTTCGCCGGCTCGGATGCGCCTCTGAAGGATGACGAACTCGCGAAGGAAGGCCTGTTCCAGTTCCCGACGGTGGTGGGCGGCGTCGTGCCCGTCGTCAACGTCCCGGGCGTGAAGGCGGGCGAACTGACGCTGTCGGGCGAGGTCCTCGGCGACATCTATCTCGGCAAGATCAAGAAGTGGAACGATCCGGCGATCGCCGCGCTGAACCCGAAGGTCAAGCTGCCGGATACGGACATCGCGGTCGTGCGCCGCGCGGACGGCTCGGGCACGAGCTTCATCTGGACGAACTACCTGTCGAAGGTCAACAACGAGTGGAAGTCGAAGGTCGGCGAAGGCACGACCGTCAACTGGCCGACGGGCACGGGCGGCAAGGGCAACGACGGCGTCGCGGCCTTCGTGCAGCGCCTGCCGGGCGCGATCGGCTACGTCGAGTGGGCGTACGCGAAGAAGAACAACATGATCTACACCGCGCTGAAGAACTCGACGGGCGCCGTGGTCGAGCCGAAGACCGAGACGTTCAAGGCCGCCGCCGCCGGCGCGAACTGGTCGAAGTCGTTCTACCAGATCCTGACGAACCAGCCGGGCAAGGAAGCGTGGCCGGTCGTCGGCGCGACGTTCGTGCTGCTGCACGCGAAGCAGGACAAGCCGGCGCAAGGCACGGCAACGCTGAAGTTCTTCGACTGGGCGTTCAAGAACGGCGCGAAGGCGGCGGACGATCTGGATTACATCTCGCTGCCGGCATCGGTCGAGACGGAAATCCGCAACCAGTGGAAGGTGAAGGTGACGGACGCGGCCGGCAAGGCGGTCGCGGAGTAA